A single window of Meiothermus sp. DNA harbors:
- a CDS encoding type III polyketide synthase — MHSRILSIATANPPYRVGQPEVRDLVRVMFERLSGLERLITVFENTGIESRYLAAPLEWFTEPHSFAEKNRLWFETALDLCEKASLEALEQAGIRPNQVGAVVLVTTTGIATPSLEAHLVQRLGLPLSTVRLPIWGLGCAGGAAGLARAAELVQHRPEQAVLMVAVELCSLTFVRGDLSKSNLVATSLFADGAAAVVLGMPTAGRSVGPAVLGGFSRLLPESYEVMGWDVIPEGLQVRFAQSIPALVEGELGNLIRDGLASYGLSAKDVCTWSLHPGGAKVLSAYRSGMGVDEKSLEASLCVLKKFGNMSSPTVLFVLARQMYQQQPLPGSKGVLLALGPGFAAEGVVLQW; from the coding sequence ATGCATTCCAGAATTCTGAGCATCGCCACCGCCAACCCGCCCTACAGGGTAGGGCAGCCGGAAGTGCGCGACCTGGTGAGGGTCATGTTTGAGCGGCTCTCTGGCTTGGAGCGTCTGATTACGGTTTTTGAAAACACCGGCATCGAGTCGCGCTACCTTGCCGCGCCGCTGGAATGGTTCACCGAACCCCACAGCTTTGCCGAAAAAAACCGGTTGTGGTTCGAGACCGCGCTAGACCTTTGTGAAAAGGCCAGCCTCGAGGCCCTCGAGCAAGCCGGTATTCGCCCCAATCAGGTGGGGGCGGTGGTGCTCGTGACCACCACCGGCATTGCCACCCCCAGCCTCGAGGCCCACTTAGTGCAGCGCCTGGGCCTCCCGCTCTCGACGGTTCGCCTCCCCATCTGGGGGCTGGGCTGCGCGGGGGGCGCCGCCGGGCTGGCCCGGGCCGCCGAGCTAGTCCAACACCGACCTGAACAGGCTGTGCTGATGGTGGCCGTTGAGTTGTGTAGCCTGACCTTTGTGCGGGGCGACCTAAGCAAAAGCAACCTAGTAGCCACCAGCCTGTTTGCCGATGGGGCCGCGGCCGTCGTGCTGGGTATGCCCACCGCCGGCAGGTCGGTTGGCCCCGCGGTGCTGGGCGGTTTTAGTCGGCTGCTGCCCGAGAGCTACGAGGTAATGGGCTGGGATGTGATCCCCGAGGGCCTGCAAGTACGCTTTGCCCAAAGCATTCCGGCCCTGGTCGAAGGCGAACTGGGGAACCTGATCCGGGATGGGCTGGCAAGCTACGGCCTGTCGGCCAAAGACGTGTGCACCTGGAGCCTCCACCCCGGCGGGGCCAAGGTACTCTCGGCCTACCGGAGCGGGATGGGGGTGGATGAAAAGAGCCTCGAGGCCTCCCTCTGCGTACTCAAGAAGTTTGGCAATATGTCGAGCCCCACGGTGCTTTTTGTGTTGGCCCGCCAGATGTACCAGCAGCAGCCCCTGCCCGGCAGCAAAGGGGTGCTGCTGGCCTTGGGGCCGGGCTTTGCCGCCGAAGGGGTGGTCTTGCAATGGTAA
- a CDS encoding nitroreductase family protein, which translates to MEFLEVIRKRKTTNGPFLDKPVSREHQHLLMEAASRAPSHFNSQPWRFILIEDKAKREKIAEIGGRTMQQLLADGRFFERYRPYFRFSEKEMDERRDGILIDQLPGPLRPFTRQIMSPSALGLLRTLRVPQILGEDNRKLVAGSPLLLAALLDKQEYRPGELSGFYSVLGLGMAIENIWLTTVELGMGIQFVSTPMEVPEAWEELKRLLEVPEHLELMAVYRLGYVPPEKPRPRIDWKSDHRKRISQFVFRDSCATPESDA; encoded by the coding sequence ATGGAGTTCCTGGAGGTTATCCGAAAACGCAAAACCACCAATGGCCCCTTTCTGGACAAGCCGGTCTCTCGGGAACACCAGCACCTGCTGATGGAAGCTGCCAGCCGAGCGCCCAGCCACTTTAACTCGCAGCCCTGGCGCTTCATCTTGATTGAAGACAAAGCCAAGCGGGAAAAAATTGCCGAGATCGGCGGGCGCACCATGCAGCAGCTTCTCGCCGATGGCAGGTTCTTCGAGCGCTACCGCCCCTACTTTCGCTTTAGCGAAAAAGAGATGGACGAACGCCGCGACGGCATTCTAATTGACCAATTACCCGGCCCCTTGCGCCCCTTTACCCGTCAGATCATGAGTCCTTCGGCCCTGGGGCTGTTGCGCACCCTGAGGGTGCCGCAAATTCTGGGCGAGGACAACCGCAAGCTGGTGGCAGGCTCGCCCTTGCTGCTGGCTGCTCTACTGGATAAGCAGGAGTACCGACCGGGCGAACTTTCGGGCTTCTACAGCGTACTGGGCCTGGGCATGGCCATCGAGAATATCTGGCTGACCACGGTAGAGCTGGGCATGGGCATTCAGTTTGTCTCTACGCCCATGGAGGTGCCCGAGGCCTGGGAAGAGCTAAAAAGGCTCTTGGAAGTGCCCGAGCACCTGGAGCTGATGGCCGTCTATCGGCTGGGCTATGTACCTCCAGAAAAGCCTCGCCCTCGTATTGACTGGAAGTCCGACCATCGCAAGCGCATCTCACAGTTTGTCTTCCGCGATTCGTGCGCCACCCCCGAAAGCGATGCTTGA
- the cimA gene encoding citramalate synthase: MIEILDTTLRDGTQGEAVSLSSDDKVAIAKRLAAFGIPLIEGGWPGSNPKDAEFFARMKGVDLGASRLCAFGSTRRKGVRPEEDASVRAMLEAGTPVVTVVAKSWDFHVTQALEVSLEENLRMIEETYRYLVGEGRRVIHDAEHFFDGYKANRGYAMETLKAAVRGGADTLCLCDTNGGSLPEEVYEITRAVLEAFPGVTIGIHPHNDAELAVANALAAVRAGATHVQGTINGYGERCGNLNLTSAIPNLMLKYGLALGGLSPEKLTELREVSHFVDERANLAPNLRAPYVGDAAFAHKGGIHVSAVLKDPRTYEHVPPEAVGNTRRVLVSDLSGRSNLLAKLAESGVNVPKEMAGALLEEVKQLEHAGYAFEGAEASFFLLAHRLRGGAMPFGVEGFTVFVHVNDANPETPTWAEATVRVRVGDTLQHTAAESQHGPVSALDKAFRKAIEPFYPEIAEIELADYKVRILSGQEAGTASGVRVMIEMHRAGERWSTVGASKNNLEASLKALTDGYAYALVKSQPIPQD; the protein is encoded by the coding sequence ATGATTGAAATCCTCGACACCACCCTGCGCGACGGCACCCAGGGCGAAGCGGTGAGCCTTTCGTCCGACGACAAAGTGGCCATCGCCAAGCGCCTGGCGGCCTTTGGCATTCCCCTCATCGAGGGCGGCTGGCCGGGCAGTAACCCCAAGGACGCCGAGTTTTTTGCCCGCATGAAGGGGGTGGACTTGGGGGCTAGCCGACTCTGTGCTTTTGGCTCCACCCGGCGCAAGGGGGTCAGGCCGGAAGAAGATGCCTCGGTGCGGGCCATGCTGGAGGCGGGTACCCCGGTCGTGACCGTAGTGGCCAAGAGCTGGGACTTCCACGTGACCCAGGCCCTCGAGGTCTCTTTGGAAGAAAACCTCCGCATGATCGAGGAGACCTACCGCTACCTGGTGGGGGAGGGCAGGCGGGTCATCCACGACGCCGAACACTTCTTCGACGGCTACAAGGCTAACCGGGGCTATGCGATGGAAACCCTGAAGGCGGCGGTACGTGGAGGCGCCGACACCCTGTGCTTGTGCGACACCAACGGGGGTAGCTTACCGGAGGAGGTCTACGAGATTACCAGGGCGGTGCTCGAGGCCTTCCCCGGGGTGACCATCGGCATCCACCCCCATAACGACGCCGAGCTGGCGGTGGCCAACGCCCTCGCGGCAGTGCGGGCCGGGGCTACGCACGTGCAGGGCACCATCAACGGTTACGGAGAGCGCTGCGGCAACCTGAACCTAACCAGCGCCATCCCCAACCTGATGTTGAAATATGGGCTCGCGCTGGGAGGCCTCTCCCCCGAAAAACTCACCGAGCTGCGGGAGGTCTCGCACTTTGTGGATGAGCGGGCCAACCTGGCTCCCAACCTGCGGGCGCCTTATGTGGGCGACGCAGCTTTTGCCCATAAGGGCGGTATTCACGTTTCGGCAGTCCTCAAAGACCCCCGCACCTACGAACACGTGCCGCCCGAGGCGGTGGGCAACACCCGACGGGTGCTGGTCTCCGATCTATCGGGCCGAAGCAACCTGCTGGCCAAGCTGGCCGAGTCAGGGGTCAACGTACCCAAGGAGATGGCCGGGGCTTTGCTCGAGGAAGTGAAGCAGCTCGAGCACGCCGGCTACGCCTTTGAGGGGGCCGAGGCCAGCTTTTTCCTGCTGGCCCACCGGCTGCGGGGGGGCGCCATGCCTTTTGGTGTGGAAGGTTTTACGGTTTTTGTGCACGTCAACGATGCCAACCCCGAGACCCCTACCTGGGCCGAGGCCACCGTGCGGGTGCGGGTGGGCGATACCCTGCAACACACCGCTGCCGAAAGCCAGCACGGCCCGGTATCGGCCCTGGACAAGGCTTTCCGCAAGGCCATCGAGCCTTTTTACCCCGAAATTGCCGAGATCGAGCTGGCAGATTACAAGGTGCGCATCCTCTCGGGTCAGGAGGCCGGTACGGCCTCGGGGGTGCGGGTGATGATCGAGATGCACCGCGCCGGGGAGCGCTGGAGCACCGTGGGGGCCAGCAAAAACAACCTCGAGGCCTCGCTCAAGGCCCTGACCGATGGCTACGCCTACGCCCTGGTCAAAAGCCAGCCCATACCGCAGGACTAG
- the rdgB gene encoding RdgB/HAM1 family non-canonical purine NTP pyrophosphatase: MRLLIATSNPGKFREIKEGLAPLGWTLFSLLDYPFKMPPEEGFTFEDNAVLKAAFAAKHSGMPTLADDSGLEVAALGGEPGVYSARYGNKKTDTERNVYLLERLKGIPVGERQAKFVAVVVIAYPDGYMELYRGETEGEILEAPRGEWGFGYDPLFYLPAAGKTFAEMTLEEKAAHSHRGKALRQLLKAHKFGLPRKEQPLQE; encoded by the coding sequence ATGCGCTTGTTAATTGCTACCTCCAATCCAGGTAAGTTCCGCGAGATCAAAGAAGGGCTCGCGCCGCTGGGCTGGACGCTTTTTTCCTTGCTCGACTACCCCTTTAAGATGCCGCCCGAGGAGGGCTTTACCTTTGAGGACAACGCGGTGCTCAAGGCGGCCTTTGCCGCCAAGCACAGCGGGATGCCCACCCTGGCCGATGACTCGGGCCTCGAGGTAGCTGCTTTGGGCGGCGAGCCCGGGGTGTACTCGGCCCGGTACGGTAACAAGAAAACCGACACCGAGCGCAACGTGTATCTGCTCGAGCGCCTCAAGGGTATTCCTGTGGGTGAGCGCCAAGCCAAGTTTGTGGCCGTGGTGGTAATTGCCTATCCCGATGGCTACATGGAACTCTACCGGGGCGAAACCGAAGGGGAAATCCTCGAGGCCCCCCGGGGGGAGTGGGGTTTTGGCTACGATCCCTTGTTCTATCTGCCCGCAGCCGGCAAGACCTTTGCCGAGATGACCCTGGAAGAAAAAGCTGCCCACTCCCACCGCGGTAAGGCCTTGCGACAGCTTTTAAAGGCCCACAAGTTTGGCCTGCCGCGCAAGGAGCAACCCCTGCAAGAATAA
- a CDS encoding SDR family oxidoreductase, with translation MTNLRGKVALVTGASSGIGLEVAKQLVANGVGVGLFARSQAKLARLAEELGNSLALPGDVTRYEEVEKAVVQLEAHFGGLDFLINNAGIGIFKPVHELTPEEWQQVLQTNLTGPFFATKAAVPLMQKRGGGHIINIGSLAGKNAFANGAAYNASKFGLLGFSEASMLDLRYYGIRVSSILPGSVDTPFAGNNTGAAWKIQPQDIAQAVLYLLQSDPRIIPSQLDLRPSQPPKK, from the coding sequence ATGACAAACCTTAGAGGAAAAGTCGCGCTGGTAACCGGAGCTTCTTCAGGGATAGGCCTCGAGGTGGCCAAGCAACTCGTAGCAAATGGTGTGGGGGTAGGGCTTTTTGCCCGTAGCCAGGCCAAACTGGCCCGCCTGGCCGAGGAGCTAGGCAACAGCCTGGCCTTGCCCGGAGACGTTACCCGTTACGAAGAGGTAGAAAAAGCCGTAGTGCAGCTCGAGGCCCACTTTGGTGGCCTGGACTTTCTGATCAACAACGCTGGCATCGGCATTTTCAAACCCGTACACGAACTAACCCCAGAAGAGTGGCAACAGGTGCTGCAAACCAACCTGACCGGGCCGTTTTTCGCTACCAAAGCTGCTGTACCGCTCATGCAAAAACGGGGTGGGGGGCACATCATCAATATCGGCTCGCTTGCCGGCAAAAATGCCTTTGCCAACGGGGCCGCCTACAATGCTAGCAAGTTTGGCCTGTTGGGCTTTTCCGAAGCCTCCATGCTCGATCTGCGCTACTACGGTATTCGGGTCAGCAGCATCCTGCCCGGCTCGGTAGATACGCCTTTTGCCGGCAACAACACCGGCGCTGCCTGGAAAATTCAACCGCAAGATATTGCTCAGGCAGTGCTGTACCTGCTGCAAAGCGATCCCCGCATCATACCCAGCCAGCTCGATCTGCGCCCCAGCCAACCGCCCAAAAAATAG
- a CDS encoding thrombospondin type 3 repeat-containing protein: MRKAAFWMLMVAVVLAPFAAARPPYRLQAINQFNLVADRGDVRTVSCQYCHVNANGGAPWNAFGNELRANFKGNIGDALYETLKAMKDSDGDGYADVLEVFAGTLPGDANSKPLVSVQFLMQNLEKAGGVDIYKAK, translated from the coding sequence ATGCGAAAAGCAGCGTTTTGGATGCTGATGGTTGCAGTAGTGCTTGCACCTTTTGCGGCTGCTCGCCCGCCCTACCGCTTGCAAGCCATCAACCAGTTCAACCTGGTGGCCGACCGCGGCGATGTGCGCACGGTAAGCTGCCAGTACTGCCATGTGAATGCCAACGGCGGGGCGCCTTGGAATGCCTTTGGCAACGAGCTTCGCGCCAACTTCAAAGGCAATATAGGCGATGCGCTTTACGAAACCCTCAAAGCCATGAAAGACTCCGATGGCGATGGCTATGCCGATGTGCTCGAGGTCTTCGCGGGCACCCTGCCGGGCGATGCCAACAGCAAACCCTTGGTTAGCGTGCAATTCCTCATGCAAAACCTAGAAAAAGCCGGTGGGGTGGATATTTACAAAGCTAAGTGA
- a CDS encoding ATP-dependent helicase, which translates to MSDLLSSLNPSQQEAVLHFEGPALVVAGAGSGKTRTVVHRIAYLLRERRVYPAEILAVTFTNKAAGEMKERLEKMVGRAAKDLWVSTFHSASVRILRAYGEFVGLKPGFVIYDDDDQNALLKEILKELEVEAKPGPFRAMIDRIKNRGDGLLEFMRDAPDFIGGVPKDVAAEVYRKYQSGLRMQGALDFNDLLLLTIELFEQQPEILHKVRQRARFIHVDEYQDTNPVQYRLTRLLAGEKPNLMVVGDPDQSIYGFRNADINNILDFSKDYPGAKVIRLEENYRSSSAILRVANAVIEKNALRLEKVLRPTKEGGEPVRLYRAPNAREEAAFVAREIVRLGDFKSIAVLYRTNAQSRLLEEHLRRAQIPVRLVGAVGFFERREVKDLLAYGRVAINPADSINLRRIVNTPPRGIGATTVARLLEHAQKTGTTLFEAFRAAEQVISRPQQVQAFIRLLEELMEAAFETGPAAFFERVLDATGFREALKQEQDGEDRLQNVEELLRAARDWEEEEGGSLADFLDAVALTAKAEEPQGEVPEEAVTLMTLHNAKGLEFPTVFLVGLEENLLPHRNSLNRLEDLEEERRLFYVGITRAQDRLYLSYAEERETYGKREFTRPSRFLEDIPPDLLKEVGAFGDSAVPVLSYSRPEPKPKTQLSEFRGGEKVRHPKFGSGTVVAAMGGEVTVMFPGLGLKKLAVKFAGLERLDG; encoded by the coding sequence ATGTCCGACCTCCTTTCTTCCCTCAATCCCTCCCAACAGGAGGCCGTTTTGCACTTTGAAGGCCCGGCCTTGGTAGTGGCCGGGGCCGGCTCGGGCAAGACCCGCACGGTGGTGCACCGGATTGCCTATTTGCTGCGCGAACGGCGGGTGTATCCGGCCGAGATCCTGGCCGTAACATTCACCAACAAAGCCGCCGGCGAGATGAAAGAGCGGCTGGAAAAGATGGTGGGGCGTGCGGCCAAAGACCTGTGGGTTTCGACCTTCCACTCGGCTTCGGTGCGCATCTTACGCGCCTACGGCGAGTTTGTGGGGCTCAAGCCGGGGTTTGTCATCTACGATGACGACGACCAAAATGCGCTTTTGAAGGAGATTTTGAAAGAACTCGAGGTTGAGGCCAAGCCGGGCCCGTTCCGGGCCATGATAGATCGCATCAAGAACCGGGGCGATGGACTCTTGGAGTTCATGCGCGACGCCCCGGACTTTATCGGGGGCGTGCCCAAGGACGTGGCGGCCGAGGTCTATCGCAAATACCAGAGTGGGCTGCGGATGCAAGGCGCGTTGGACTTCAACGACCTTTTGCTGCTGACCATCGAGCTCTTCGAGCAGCAGCCGGAAATCCTCCACAAGGTGCGCCAACGGGCCCGCTTTATTCACGTAGACGAGTATCAGGACACCAACCCGGTGCAGTATCGGCTAACCCGGCTGCTGGCCGGCGAGAAGCCCAACCTGATGGTGGTGGGCGACCCCGACCAGAGCATCTATGGTTTTCGTAACGCCGACATCAACAACATCCTCGACTTCAGCAAGGACTACCCGGGTGCCAAGGTAATCCGCCTGGAAGAAAACTACCGCTCGAGCAGCGCCATTCTACGGGTGGCCAATGCCGTGATTGAAAAAAACGCTCTGCGGCTGGAAAAAGTCTTGCGCCCTACCAAAGAAGGGGGTGAACCGGTACGGCTGTATCGAGCCCCCAACGCCCGTGAGGAAGCAGCCTTTGTGGCGCGGGAGATCGTCCGGCTGGGGGATTTCAAAAGTATTGCCGTGCTTTACCGCACCAACGCCCAGTCGCGCTTGCTAGAGGAGCACCTACGCCGGGCCCAGATTCCTGTACGGCTGGTGGGGGCGGTGGGGTTTTTTGAGCGGCGGGAGGTCAAGGATCTGCTGGCCTATGGGCGGGTGGCCATCAACCCTGCCGACTCCATCAACCTGCGCCGCATCGTCAACACCCCACCTCGGGGCATCGGGGCGACCACGGTCGCCCGGCTGCTCGAGCACGCCCAGAAGACGGGCACCACGCTCTTTGAAGCCTTCCGCGCTGCCGAGCAGGTGATTAGCCGGCCTCAGCAGGTGCAGGCTTTTATCCGGCTTCTGGAAGAGCTGATGGAAGCGGCGTTTGAGACCGGCCCGGCTGCTTTCTTCGAGCGGGTACTGGACGCAACCGGCTTCCGCGAGGCACTCAAACAGGAGCAGGACGGTGAAGACCGCTTGCAAAACGTGGAAGAACTGTTGCGGGCGGCGCGGGACTGGGAGGAGGAAGAAGGCGGCAGTCTGGCCGACTTCCTGGATGCGGTAGCCCTGACCGCCAAAGCCGAAGAACCGCAGGGCGAAGTACCGGAGGAAGCCGTCACGCTCATGACCCTACACAACGCCAAGGGCCTCGAGTTCCCCACGGTGTTCCTGGTGGGTCTGGAGGAAAACCTGCTTCCCCACCGCAATAGCCTGAATCGCCTGGAAGACCTGGAAGAGGAGCGGCGCCTCTTTTACGTGGGGATTACCCGAGCGCAGGACAGGCTCTACTTATCCTATGCTGAAGAACGCGAGACCTACGGCAAGCGCGAGTTCACCCGCCCGAGCCGCTTTCTGGAGGATATCCCGCCGGATTTGCTCAAGGAGGTGGGGGCCTTTGGCGATAGCGCTGTGCCGGTACTGTCCTACAGCCGCCCCGAACCCAAGCCCAAAACCCAACTGTCCGAGTTTAGAGGCGGGGAAAAGGTCAGACACCCCAAGTTTGGCAGCGGCACGGTGGTGGCCGCCATGGGCGGCGAGGTCACGGTGATGTTCCCTGGCCTGGGCCTGAAAAAGCTGGCGGTGAAGTTTGCCGGACTCGAACGACTGGATGGATGA
- a CDS encoding phosphoglucomutase/phosphomannomutase family protein: MADAIASNQSSLGIQFGTDGWRAIIGDQFTFDNLARVAQAYAEYLLEQQGKKVVVGYDTRFMADKFARKAAEVLAANGLEVHLSKSYVPTPVLSFAVKHLQADGGVMITASHNPPEYLGFKIKGRYGGSATPEITALVEAKLGQPPKQGNATVHIFDVRKAYYDFLASQLNMEALRAYEGVMYHDSLGGAGAGWLSGFAKHTGLKLELRELHAVPDPLFYGVNPEPIPQNQFTIMTVLKAEQDPTFAVVNDGDADRIGVVLAGGRYFNSHQIFAVLLKHLHSKGLRGRVVKTFSTSQIVDKLAHKLGLELVVTPIGFKYITDEMLKGGVLIGGEESGGIGVAGHIPERDGLLNALLLLESVVHSGKSLGQQFAEIEAEVGFKHAYDRIDLHLPSMEQIQTAMARVQTPQTLAGQQVSGTEQLDGIKWLFGETGWLLFRASGTEPVLRIYCEAQDDKTVKAVLSEARKLVGG; this comes from the coding sequence ATGGCAGATGCAATCGCCAGCAACCAATCCAGTTTAGGCATCCAGTTCGGCACCGACGGCTGGCGGGCCATTATCGGCGACCAATTCACCTTTGACAACCTTGCACGGGTGGCTCAAGCCTACGCCGAGTATCTGCTGGAGCAACAAGGTAAAAAGGTGGTGGTGGGCTACGACACACGCTTCATGGCCGATAAGTTTGCCCGTAAAGCTGCCGAGGTACTCGCGGCTAACGGGCTGGAAGTCCATCTGAGCAAGTCCTATGTGCCGACTCCAGTACTGTCCTTTGCAGTGAAGCACCTGCAGGCCGATGGCGGGGTGATGATTACGGCCAGCCACAACCCCCCTGAGTACCTGGGTTTCAAGATCAAAGGCCGCTATGGGGGCTCGGCCACCCCGGAGATCACCGCGCTGGTAGAAGCCAAGCTGGGCCAGCCCCCCAAACAGGGCAATGCTACGGTACACATCTTCGATGTGCGCAAAGCCTACTACGACTTTCTGGCCAGCCAGTTGAATATGGAGGCCCTGCGGGCCTACGAAGGGGTGATGTACCACGACAGCCTGGGCGGGGCCGGCGCCGGCTGGCTGTCCGGCTTTGCCAAGCACACCGGGCTGAAGCTCGAGCTGCGCGAGTTACACGCCGTGCCCGACCCTTTGTTCTACGGCGTGAACCCCGAGCCCATCCCGCAAAACCAGTTCACCATCATGACCGTTCTCAAAGCTGAGCAAGACCCTACTTTCGCCGTCGTAAACGACGGCGATGCCGACCGTATCGGAGTGGTGCTGGCCGGGGGGCGCTACTTTAACAGCCATCAGATTTTTGCGGTGCTGCTCAAGCATCTGCACAGCAAAGGGCTCAGAGGTCGGGTAGTTAAGACCTTCTCGACCTCCCAGATTGTGGACAAGCTCGCGCACAAACTGGGGCTCGAGCTGGTGGTCACGCCCATCGGGTTCAAGTACATCACCGATGAGATGCTCAAAGGAGGGGTCTTGATTGGGGGGGAGGAGTCGGGCGGTATCGGCGTAGCCGGCCACATCCCCGAGCGCGACGGGCTCCTGAACGCGTTGCTGCTCCTGGAGTCGGTGGTACATAGCGGAAAAAGCCTGGGACAACAGTTTGCCGAGATCGAAGCCGAGGTGGGTTTCAAACACGCCTACGACCGGATAGACTTGCATCTGCCTTCCATGGAGCAGATCCAAACCGCCATGGCCCGGGTGCAAACCCCCCAGACCCTTGCCGGCCAGCAGGTAAGCGGCACCGAGCAGCTAGACGGCATCAAGTGGCTCTTCGGCGAAACCGGCTGGCTGCTCTTTAGGGCCTCCGGCACCGAACCGGTGCTGCGCATCTACTGTGAGGCCCAAGACGATAAAACCGTAAAGGCTGTTCTGAGTGAGGCCCGAAAACTGGTAGGCGGCTAG
- a CDS encoding isoprenylcysteine carboxyl methyltransferase family protein has protein sequence MVTVWVALAWVALQRLLELRLAQANLRWALARGGREYGKEHYPLFFLLHIGWMLGWLAEGLARNQLSPFWGFWLALFLLAQGLRYWAIQSLGRYWNTRIIIVPGAKKVTTGPYRYIAHPNYLAVALELFSLPLVFNAWITALVASFLNALLLLFIRIPAEEKALGELAANPEQNA, from the coding sequence ATGGTAACGGTCTGGGTCGCGCTGGCCTGGGTGGCCCTTCAGCGCTTGCTGGAACTGCGCCTGGCCCAGGCCAACCTCCGCTGGGCGTTGGCGCGAGGGGGCAGGGAGTACGGCAAGGAACACTATCCGCTTTTTTTTCTCCTGCACATCGGCTGGATGCTGGGGTGGCTGGCAGAAGGCCTGGCACGGAACCAGCTCTCCCCCTTCTGGGGGTTCTGGCTGGCCCTATTTTTGCTGGCTCAGGGCCTGCGCTACTGGGCTATCCAGAGCCTGGGGCGGTACTGGAACACCCGCATCATCATCGTACCCGGTGCAAAAAAGGTCACCACCGGGCCCTACCGCTACATCGCCCATCCCAACTACTTGGCCGTGGCGCTGGAACTGTTCTCCTTGCCGCTCGTTTTCAACGCCTGGATTACAGCCTTGGTAGCCTCTTTTCTGAACGCTCTCTTACTGTTGTTCATTCGCATTCCCGCCGAAGAAAAGGCCCTTGGCGAGCTGGCAGCTAACCCTGAGCAAAACGCTTGA
- the rph gene encoding ribonuclease PH — protein MKRKDGRTAQELRPLALRMGYVQYAEGSALVELGNTRVLVNVSLTEGVPRHVSGRAGWLMAEYNLLPRSTKERKERERQKITGRTAEIQRFLGRAFRAVLDLSLLPNKTVVVDADVLQADGGTRVASLLGGYAALHMAMDRLVNQGKLDEWPLTEFAAVSVGWMSDDSLLLDLSQLEDENAWADLTVVATPSGDIIELHGAGEGRPVPKATYQAMLELGLAHIPEMVRRVHAQLKNRL, from the coding sequence ATGAAGCGCAAGGATGGCCGAACCGCCCAGGAGCTACGCCCTTTGGCTCTGCGAATGGGTTATGTACAGTATGCCGAGGGTTCTGCCCTGGTCGAGCTAGGCAACACCCGGGTTCTGGTGAACGTTTCCCTGACCGAGGGGGTGCCGCGTCATGTCTCGGGCCGGGCAGGCTGGCTGATGGCCGAGTACAATCTGCTGCCCCGCTCGACCAAAGAACGCAAAGAGCGCGAGCGCCAAAAAATTACCGGCCGCACAGCCGAAATTCAGCGTTTTTTGGGCCGGGCCTTCCGGGCCGTTTTGGACTTGAGCCTGCTGCCCAACAAAACCGTGGTGGTGGATGCCGATGTGCTTCAGGCCGACGGTGGCACCCGGGTGGCTTCGCTACTCGGTGGTTATGCGGCTCTCCACATGGCCATGGATCGGCTGGTAAACCAGGGCAAACTAGATGAGTGGCCCCTGACCGAGTTCGCTGCGGTGAGCGTGGGCTGGATGAGCGATGATAGCCTCTTGCTCGACCTAAGCCAGCTCGAGGACGAAAATGCCTGGGCCGATTTGACCGTGGTGGCTACGCCTTCTGGGGACATTATCGAACTGCACGGAGCCGGGGAGGGCCGCCCGGTGCCAAAAGCTACCTACCAGGCCATGCTGGAGCTGGGTCTGGCGCATATCCCCGAGATGGTGCGGCGGGTACACGCCCAGCTCAAAAACCGCCTTTGA